The genomic window GGACATGTAATGAGGTCATACTGTAAACAATATGGTGCTCTACTATACATTGAAGGTATGGAACACCTTTGGCACACCCTTGGCACACCTTTTGCACACCCTTGGCACACCTTTGGCACACCTGTGGCACACCATTGCATACAGTTTCAATCCCATGGCACGCCATGGCACGCCATGTATTCTTATTATAAATGCCATTATACACCATGTTTTTTAATAGAAatctgaagaagaaaaaaagcatCGCTTTAAgctctgtgcacacagttaCCTGTTACCTGCTTCTTTGCACACAGTTACCTGTTACCTGCACTCAAATATGGTTTCTGTGCACACTTAAAACTTAAGCAATctgatttttttccctttacTTATCTGGTACTTTCAGATTCGAGATGGTCTAAAAGTGGTGCAATTGCAATGGCCAAATGCTTATCGATGGTGCAGTCGAGAATGTATGCCTAACCTTTCATGtttatgtttctttttctttgccttTCTAATTTATGCTGCAAGTTCACATTATATTTAGTAAATTTTTCCATTGTCGTCGCAGATGGGGAAGGATGTGGTGACGTTGTAGTAAAGGAAGACCTTTTGAAGTAAAGGAAGTTGATTGTTGATGTTGTCAACTAATACAAATTTTGGATTATTTCAGAATTTATCAATGTGGAAtactattaagttcctttttcaTATTAATTTGTTGATGTTAGCTGATGCTATGCCTTTTTGGGTGGCTGATTTATGTGGAGAGACCTTCTGTTGACTGGAATTGTTCAGAGAAAGCTTTTTTTTAGGGCTAACTACAATATTTGATCTATAAACATGGTGTGCCATGGCACACCATGGCACAGTTTCAGATCCCCTGGCACAGCAGTGTTGCTTGGTTCATTAAGCTTGAAACATACTAAACATACCATGGCACACAGTAAATTAACCCCCAAACACAGTTTTCTGTTCTGTCTTCACAGTTTATCgtttactgcacacagatatgatttctgtgcacacagtttatcgtttattgcacacagatatgtgccatgtgcacacaATTTATTGCAGATAGATATGATTTCTGTGCACACAGTATACCCACCCCGTACGTCTCCAAGTGAAGGTTTGTCAAAGCTGCGCGGTTAAATAAAAAGGTGTGTGATAATTTATGATTCGATATATATAATGCCATCATTCGACAAACTTTTACACCCTTGGCACACCTTTCGCACATCCTTCATTTTTTATCTACTTTGTCAGTATTATCCTTTAGTGTGATACTCCACATCATCTAGTTATTTCAGTCAAATGGACTTGCATGGAGGCACACCTTGGCACACCTTTCGCACACCCTTGGCACACCTTTCGCACATCCTTGGCACACCATGGCATACAATTTCAATCCCATGGCACGCCATGGCACACTATGTATTCTTATTATACATGATATTATACACCAtgtttttctaattgaaatctgaaaaaggaaaaaagaacacCGCTTTTAgttctgtgcacacagttaCCTGTTACCTGCACTCAGATATGGTTTCTGTGCACACTTAAAACTTAAGCAATctgatttttttccctttacTTATCTGGTACTTTCAGATTCGAGATGGTCTAAAAGTGGTGCAATTGCAATGGCCAAATGCTTATCGATGGTGCAGTCGAGAAGGTATGCCTAACCTTTCATGtttatgtttctttttctttgccttTCTAATTTATGCTGCAAGTTCACATTACTTATATTTAGTAAATTTTTCCATTGTCGTCGCAGATGGGGAAGGATGTGGTGACGTTGTAGTAAAGGAAGACCTTTTGAAGTAAAGGAAGTTGATTGTTGATGTTGTCAACTAATACAAATTTTGGATTATTTCAGAATTTATCAATGTGGAAtactattaagttcctttttcaTATTAATTTGTTGATGTTAGCTGATGCTATGCCTTTTTGGGTGGCTGATTTATGTGGAGAGACCTTCTGTTGACTGGAATTGTTCAGAGAAAGCTTTTTTTTTAGGGCTAACTACAATATTTGATATATAAACATGGTGTGCCATGGCACACCATGCAACACAGTTTCAGATCCCCTGGCACAGCAGTGTTGCTTGGTTCATTAAGCTTGAAACATACTTAACAAAGTTAAGTTAAGGATTCCGATTTATGTAGAGTATGGCGCATACTCGATTAAACTGAAAACACACTTAATTAACCTTGGCACACAGTAAATTTATCCCCAAACACAGTTTTCTGCTCTGTGCACACAATTTATTgtttactgcacacagatatgtgccatttgcacacagttaagttaagcatCTCGTAATATATAGAAATAATGGAATCAGTTACAAGAACGTCGTATACACTTATTATTGTAAGCCTATTCTATGGCGCATACTCGATTATGCTTGAAGCACGCTTAATTAACCTTGGCACACACTAAATTTATCCCCGaacacagttttctgctttttgcacacagtttatcgattagtgcacacagatatgtgccatgtgcacacagttaagttaagcattctgctctgtgcacacaatttattgtttactgcacacagatatgtgccatTTGCACACAGTTAAATTAAGCATCTTGTAATATGTAGAAATAATGGAATCAGTTACAAGAACGTCGTACACACTTGTTATTGTAAGCCTATTGTATGGCGCATACTCGATTATGCTTGAAGCACGCTTAATTAACCTTAGCACACACTAAATTTATCTCCGAACATAGTTTATCgattactgcacacagatatgtgccatgtgcacacagttaagttaagcattctgctctgtgcacacaatttattgtttactgcacacagatatgtgccatTTGCACACACTTATTATTGTAAGCCTATTGTATGGCGCATACTCGATTATGCTTGAAGCACGCTTAATTAATCTTGGCACACACTAAATTTATCCTGGaacacagttttctgctttttgcacacagtttatcgattactgcacacagatatgtgccatgtgcacacagttaagttaagcattctgctctgtgcaatgcacacaatttattgtttactgcacacagatatgtgccatTTGCACACACTTATTATTGTAAGCCTAGAGCATGGCACATACTCAATTAACCTGGAAACATACTTAATTAACCTTCGCACACACTAAATTTACCCTCAAACACAGTTTTATGCtttttttgcacacagtttatcgattactgcacacagatatgagTATGTGCACACAGTTTATCGTTTACTGCACACTAATATTAgtcatgtgcacacagttaagttaagtcCTTAATGAGCAACTTTTTTTTGAGTCCTCAGATTGTGATCAAGCAAAACATGGATGATTGTCAGTTTATCGTTTACCTCCAAACAGAAGGGCCCAAAACATCTGACTGTCATGGCCTTTGGAACACAAACAAAGATGTTCTCCATTTTGCACACACTTACAATATGAACGACAGTTTCAATACTATCCGATTTTTGACCTGTACTTCCCATGGCACAAAATCATATGATAGCGGCACGGCATGGCACAGTTAACATATGTAACTAGACATTTTATAAATCATTACAACCAATTTAGAGCACGACAAGATAGACAATAATGCCAATCATCTCAATAATACAAATGTATTCATCATAACTGTCTCATTGTTACattacacaaaaaaagaaaatgtaggAGTAGGTTGCCTGCTCTAATCTCTCTTTCTACATATCTTCTCATACCAATTCCAGAAACTATCATTTGTACTGCAATGGTCATTCAACAAAATATTGCCTGCAACCCAGCTTCTATATAAGGAGGGATCCTTGAACTGTTCCAGCAATGGTCTCGAAGTGCCCCGTGTCAGTTCCTCCGCATACATGAGCAAGTATACCCCACAGTCGAGAGTATCCGGCATTTGCTGTGGACACTCTCGAATTTCATGAATGATAGTTTCCGGGATATGGTATCCTACGCGGTCGCTTAGCCAAAATCGCAGAAATGATGCCTACATGGATGTgaagaatatattatttttaatgtacctgtgaatacaaaaaaaaatgtaacaaATCTTTCAACTGACACTCAcaaatttaatattatagtTTGCATCATTGAAGCTCCACATAGAATTGTAGCATTGAAAACACTGCTGCTTCAAGTCCAAAACAAGTAAATACCAATGCCATTCCATATTCATTGGAATGAATAGATATCTATAGTTTTGGAGATCGCAGAGTTCTATGTCCCCTAACCATTTTATAATACTAGGCTGCAAGGACTGTAAAATACTTTTCGTAACATCAGCAGTTACCTCACCAATGCACAATAGATGTCGATTCACGGCAGCCTACAAAATTTATTATGTCAGAATACACATAATTTGTAGGAGAATCTTAAAAAATTTTGGGTGATTCAAAACCTGTATTTCACAGGGCAAGAATATAGATGGGTTATCAACAGACTCAGTGTTTTCTCGATGCCAAAGCTCCATGACACGAAAGTAAACGTTGACGACCTGCATTTATTAAAAGAACTTCATCAAATAGAACCGTTGATATAAATTTATGTGAGGTATATGTCTTCAATTAACCTACATCACTGCGTAGTGGCCCATCATGTAGGAGCTGCTCTATAGCATCACCGTTGCATGATGGTTTCAAAGTATCTGCATCCTCCCAAATGGTGTGCCTACAAAATTCATTCCAATATTTAAGCTACTTACATAGTGATAAATGTGAAATTGCAAACTTAATTTAGGTAACTTACTCCATGTGATTTTCTTGAAGGAAGAAATCAATAGCTTCTTCATGGTACATAGGGAGCACACCTTCCCCCTTCCCGTAATACGTATGTTTCCTTGCCATTTTCAGTTTACTCTTTGGCGTCTCCACTCTTTCAACATCAATGAATTTAGTGGTTTCTTCTAAAAGCTAAGTGAAATGAAATGAGAATACAACAATTTTACTTACCAAAGAACATGATATGGACTTAGCAAATTGCATATGTACGCAGAATATTTAAGGAACAGAACAAATTTGTATACCTCTATAGGGGGTGATGTTTCTTTGTCGAGTGGAATTGACTTGCGGAGCTCCATAAGTGCAGTAGTGATAGGCTCCAATAATTTACTCGACCGAGTGGGCAAATCCTCCTTTTTAATTGCTAGTGCCATACTACCTTCACCTAGAGAGgctattttttgtttcttttttgcccTTCTATAAGTATTTGGAAAGTGTGCTATGGCCTTTGCTTTCTCTGTTGCCTTTCGCTCACGTGCTCCAAACTTCACGCGCCGGCATAAGGAGGAAACATATTTCGTGGAGATAGGTCCACCTTCTTTCTCACCCTCAACATCAGTGGGCCAAATAACCTGATAACAATATGCATTTCATCTAATAAACAAGATAgtataatgataaaaaaaaattttatcaaaatcaaataattaCATACCTCCACCTCATCTGCACTATCCTGAATCTCATCTTTCTCCACTACACCTTTGTCCTTAGCTTCAACGCAGTATGCTCTTCACTCACCTAATAATGagttgtatttaagaaataacaaCAACCATGATCCCCACGACAACATAGTTAATAATTCATCAAACATTGCTTACCTCAATAAAATCTGTATCATGCTTAACATTTTCGTCATCCACTAAGAGACCATTATCTCGAAGGACCTTCTCAATTCTGGACACCCTCTTATCAACCAAAAACAAATACCTCTCAGCCACTTTTAAGCGGGTATGTAAGCTTTCCAATGTAGGTTCTTCACTCTGGCTGGATGATGGAAACTAAAACAACACAATTATCCAATTTAGAGTATGTCTTTAACTAAGTGCCACCAAATGAAATTAAATGTGTACCAAGTAGTTATAAGTTTGTGCCGCAAAATAAAAGGTGCGTGCCATATGGAAATAAATCTGTGCCAAGTACTTGTAAATGTGTATTACCTGACTTATCTCTTTCGGAGCTTCTAATAGTGGCCTTCCTCGCGAGAGAAGGTGCAACTCCTCCTCTCTAGGCTCTAGCTTCTCGATCACCTGTCGCAAGCAAAAACTTAAGTCTTGCATCATGTAAAAATAAATGTGATGTTACAAATTAATATTCAAACctaaaatttttttaagttcTTCATAACTTTGGCAATCACGTCCACCTTGCGAGGAAATTTGGCATTGCTCCAACGCAACAGACGTGGATACATAAACGGTGGCCGGTGGCTGCCTAAAAGGATATTCGAATGCTCAACAGCCCATACCTGCCAAAAAACAATGCGAACATCAAATTTCAACACAATACATATCTTAacaatgaaatttaaaaaaatataaagatgcTTACCACCAAAGCCACCGTGCATCCATCCATATATCCACCAGATCCATTCCCGCTGATGTTCCTTCTCCTGACACTCTCGGATATAGTAGGTATCTGCTGCCGAACAAAAGCAAAAACGGCAAGACCCCAACTATATGAACCTAACCGCCCTAAATCATCAATATATGAACATAATGGCTTTGGAACATTGTAGTGTACAGTTGGAAACAGAATAGTGACAAAGAGGTATAAAACCCATAATTTGGTAAAATCCTCTACATCTTGTCGTCCTCTCTTTCCAACTAGTAATTGTCATCTATTTTCTATTGCATCCCTACCGGCCTTTTTGTGGTCACCATCAAAAAAAGGGGTGATAAGGTCAGAAGTAACCCTCCCCTCTCTATACAATTCTACCTCATCACCCGTGGCACTCAAACCAAGGATGAGTGCAAACTCACTCCCTAAAAAAGGCACTAAAACTTTACCAAACCAAAAACCTTCATCGACATCATCCCAAAAAGAGAGCAAAGTGTCTAGAACAGGCCTACTCTGCTTGATATATGGCAAACTTAGCATATGTCCAAAAGGAGTTGCGGTCACCCTATCATTCTGCTCCCGAGACATAGACTGCACAAGGGTGGCAATAAATTGGACATAGCGGCTGAAGTAGCACCTTCCATTGACCATATTATTCGGGCCAACAGAACATGCTTTGCCTCTACTCTGAATTGGAGCCATATCAAATGTCTGCATCAAAAATATTAATGAAACACGTTATCCATAAAACAAATTTTTCAAGAATGCATTGTTAAACAAATAATAAACATCAAATTAAGAATCACTGCAGGgtaaaattaaagaaaacagCAACCTTATATCATGTATTCGCAGGAAACTATACCAATATATCACCTACCAATAATCTTCCCTGGGCGAAATCAATAATCGATTCCATAGCATTCAAACATGAAATCAAAATATTATTCGGAACAAAAAAAACGGAAAGCAAGAGAGATTACGGTTTAGCTTCCACTATAGCCAGCATTATGGTTCTCAAAAAGTAAGAACAAATCTTTCCTAAGCCAAATCAATATTTCATTCCGTAACATTCAAAACcgaaaacaaaaatttcttcgGAAAATAAATATGGGAAGCAATATTGATTAGGGTTTAGCTTCGATAATAGCAAGCATTATGGTATCCACTAGCATTGGGCGAGCGGAACCTTACCTGCAATTCGGAATGCTTATCGGGGCGGACTTGATCGACAGGAAGACGACTCCGTCGACTGGAAGAGGACTCCGTCGACACGAACAGGAATCGttcgagaggaagaagaagaaggggttcTTTCCGAAGGCGAGAAGAGAAATACTCGGTCGAGAGGGAAAGGAAGACGAAGAAGGTTTCTTCCTGGGtccagaggaagaagaaaatgagaggaagaggaagaggactcGCCCGAGCGAAAGAGGAGCAAAGGAAGCCGGAAAGCCCAACGGATGAATAAAGGGTAGTTTCGTCACCATTTAGAAAGCCAAAAACTCTCGGGACCGGGAGTTAAAAGATCGGTCAACAGGGACTATTCCTTATACTCCAGTCCAACACTGGACCGGTGATTAgtttccccaaaaaaaaatgcagaaccTTGAGATCATGTTAGAGCTTTATCTCACTCTGGCATCACAACTGAAATAACCACCACTCGCCGTACATTAACAAACAAATTCCcagaaaaaaatgataaatgattacaagaagaaacaaaagaaaatggacCTAGATATCATAAGAGTAATTGGCCCATCGGAAACAGCAAACAAGAAACAAAACAAGATGAACCTAGATATCGTGAGAATAATTGGCCATCAGAAACACCAAATCTCCAAAGTAGGAGGAAGTCAAAGGAAAGGGCCAATTCCCCAGCTGAACACATCTAAAGACCATACCAAAACCAACCTGGGGACATATGCTGTAGACATTCGATAATGATAATAACATATATGGATGTCAGTCTCAACTCTACCATCCACATGAAAAAAAATTCCAGGATTTGTGTATAGCATTATTCAGCAAAGCCAATTCCATGcaatgaacaaaacatcaagtcACTAAGAAAAGATGATCAAATGCATAACGAACAGAATAGCATATCCTCTTAGTGAATTTGCAAAGATGTCAAGGTAAAAAATAACTACAATATTCTGCCAAGACAACCCAAACTTTCTCTCCAAATTCACCTTTCCATGCAACGACAGCCACAAGTCACTCTACTCAAACTCAAAAGGTAGGATTTAacttttgccaaaactaaaatatttcatatGCTCCTCCTAGAAAACAACACATCCCTGCATACAAGTTAGGCTGCAAAAGGCCATATAATCCACGTTATCAGGACCTTTCAATTTGCCACTTAGTAGCCACATGGACACTTGGATATGGACATGGATTTCTTGTGTGGGTACAGGTCCACAGGATGACTTTCTTGAAGATTATAGGCTCTGATACTCACAAAAGCATCCACACCCAACAACCCTACTCAAGTCTATGTAACATAGCATTACACTGATAACCTCAAAGTCTCTTCCTTATCACCTGTTTCATTTCAGGTTTTTCTTCACCTTCAGCCCTCTTTTAACACAGAGGACAACTCACCAAGGTCACCTCCACTTCATTGTAACTAGCAAGAATGCTAAGACCTCAAAAAGTGACAGCACATAACAGGTTGTTTAAAACTACCAACTACCTCCAACATATACCCAAAAAATCCTACGAAAGATATAATATGCCTTTCCACACTCAATCTTCTTAGTGATGCCTTGCTCTTTGGAAATATATCATGCATAATACATTTGTATGCAAACCAAAGTTAATAGTACTTGATTCTAACTTTATAACTGCTCTTCCATTCACAATAATGAGAATCAAGTTCCCTTCAGTTCTTGGGCCAAAATGTTACATATGATCTTACACACCTTGTTTGGCAGACCACCATACTCCTTGAGTTTCTGGGATATCATCTTTCTTAGGAGTAAGAGGCATGCAACTCGGATCCTTATCTAGACTGATTGCTATAATTATTTGAAAATACTACCAATTAGACCATTTACAATGATCATGTAGAACTGTGACAGAAATATGGTTGAGAACCAATCTCTTGTTCTACTCTAGCCTGACAACCCTGAACTTAAACCAGTCAGTTTTGGCCCCATCTTCTCACCTCCAAAACAAACCATAATGAGTTTCTTGGGTTTCTAACATTCTTTTCATTGTTCCTTTAAATTCATACGCTAGCTTCAGGCCTGGATATGTTATCTAATTTATGTTTTTATATCCATTTTGAAAAGCACTCTAGTGATTACATCAATTTTTTATATCCTAGTGCTCCTATCCAGTTTCTCTTAAAGACAGCGCTTTAGCTGCTTCCTATTCTGATTTTCATCCTTCATATCAGTATCCTACTGCCTGTTTCCAAGATGTCTGTTTTGACAAATTTCCTCTTAACTCCCCAACCTCCTTCCACTATCTAAAAGTCTACTACCATCTTTTTACATAATTACCTGTTGTTGATATCATGAAACAGCTCAAAGATGCCTGTCTTGACAAATTTCCTCTTAACTCCCCAACCTCCTTCCGCTATCTAAAAAGTCTACTaccatttttttatataatcacTTTGCACCATACGGCTCATATCATGACCCTTACATAAACCCATTCCCTACATACTTCTGATAATTTCttgtaaaacaaaaaaatgatcCAAATCAATCCTATACAAAAAAATATCTTCAGCATTGCATGCACAACACAAATTAGAGGCTCATATGAAATAGAATTTTGCCACCGCTGTTCTGATTTGCTGAATGAGAACCATCTTGAGTGCACTAATATAATACCAGAAACTAATCACTAGTATTATCCCAAAAGGAAGTTCCACAAATATTTCCAtaccaaaaaaaacaagaaaaacgaATCCAACCAGTATAGCATGAAGTGGAGATTGTTCACTTACAGCTTCTGCCTACAAAGATTGGAGCAATTAACTGCAGTTATTCCAAAAATACACTTACAAACCAAACTCCATATTGGCATAGATGAATTGATTATGACAGTTTTATACAAACAATTTTACTTCAATCATCATAACCACACCCTTTCgaaggacaagaagccaaatGTTCTTTTCCCTTCATAGGTACCAAGTATCCAACAATCACCATTACCAAAAGCCCGTCATTTATAGCCCCCATTTCTTACATACCAAGGAAACAGTTACTTCCATATATATCTCAATTGATCCCACCCCCTTCAAGAATCAATCGAGTGCATTTGAATTACATCCAAATTGAcccaaaaacaagaaagaaaattacaggAAAATCATATCTCATTCCTTCCCATTTCTTGATATCTAATTTTAGTAGCAATTTTTTTACGTGTGGGGACCATCAGCAAGAGCAGCATTTAGGGCAGCGTACCAATCCATTCTCGTTGCACTCCTCGCAGCGCCGcatcctcccctcctcctcgacGAACACCTTGCGGCCGCCGCTGCAATTGGGGCAAGGCACAAAGCGAACCCCGCCGCAGCCGCTGCACACGAACGCAGGGTCCTGGCCGGCGACCCCCTCGAGCAGCCGCCCCAGCTCCCCGGCCTCGTGGAGCTGCCAGACTTCCTTCGCCCCGCCGAAGCACCGCCCACCGACGAACACCTGGGGGAGCGAGAAAGGCCGCCCCTTTCCGAGCAGCGCCTGCAGCTCCCGCCGATAGGAGGCGTCCATGGAAAGATCCCGCTCATCGACGGCGACGCGGAAGCCGCGGAGGATGGAGCGGACGGCGCAGCAGTCCTCATGGGTCCGGCGGATGCCGCGGAGGGAGGTGGAGTAAAGGACGACTTTAGGGCGCTTGGGCTCGTCGGCTAGATGCTTCCAGAGGGGCTTAATGGCGGGGTGCTCGTTCTTGGCCTTCGTCGGGCGGCGGTGATGGTGGTAGGTGAGGGATCGGGGAAGCAGGTAGGGCTTcttggcggcggcggaggaggaggaggaggaggacgagggaggggaggggagatCGTCGAGGCCGTCCATGAGGTCCCAGGCGTTGATGATGacggcggcggaggcggaggaggccgaGAGAGGGGGATCGGGGTCGTCTAGGATTTTGAGGGAGCCGTAGATGGTGGAGGTGAGGGAGACGAAGTGGGTGGACTCGCCCTTGTGGAGGGATGGGTGGTGGACCACGATAGGGGAGGAGAGGGTGGGGGTTCTCCCTAACAGGAGCGGCGGCGGAAGCGGCGGCTTTGGAGAGAGGGAGATGCAGGGATCGTGAGAAGAGGTACAGCCCATGGAGGGGACCGATGGGCTACTTTAGTTTGCTTTTTGTGGTTTTTTGAGATAATTCGAGCttaattttactattttttagtGTTAATATGGAGTTAATGGTAAAAATTAAATGCTTAATTTTCAAAAGAGGGGAGGGGGGTCGTAAATGGAATTTGGAATGCTTGGTTTGGACTAGACAAAAGTATCGGACAGATTAGATAATGATACTACACGTATCCCCTACTGTCTATCTCAATGAAGGAGCCCAAAAATCATAAACTTCCTCTAATGAAGTTGTTAGTTctgtaattaaaaaaatcataggAGAAAAGAAATCACATGTGgcatcctctttcttccttatCAAATCTCtccattagttttttttttcgtgaAGCTATCTTTTTCATCCATGACCATGAgatcttctattttcttttcaagTTCCTTTCTCATTCTCCAAACTTCTCTCTTTGAGAATCTTTCCATCCATAACCTACTCTAgattatcaatctacccatttttttggacaaaaatgtccttactttttataactcttaaggatattttttgtctttttacaatcccacattaactcaccttctcaacttttcaattaatactttctctctccttggtatatgtatatatgtatatatatatataggtatgtatatgtatgcatacatatgcatacatacatacatacatatctatatatatgtatatacatacatacatacatacaaacagataaacatacatacatatatgtatgtatatatatatacacgtatgtatatatatgcatatacatacgtatatatatacatacatatatgtatgtatgtttatttgtttgtatgtatgtatatatatatatatatgagagagagaatattaattgggggttgagagggtaagttaatgtgagattgtaaaaagacataaaatacctttaagagttataaaaagtaagggtaATTTTTGTCCAATAAAATATAGGTAGATTGATAgcctaccataacagagagtaggttatcaattccctatatatacatatatatatatatatataattttttatattatgttAAACAAAGCTAAAAAACTGTGTTTTATGTATCAGTACTGATGAACACAATATTTTGAAGATTATGTACTATGTATATAATTTCTTATATTAAACAAAGTTAGAAAACTATTGTATTATGTATTGGTACTAATGAACATAATATTTTAGAAAGTGTGTATCGATTTGCCTAGAAACGTGTATTAGCTTGCTAGATGACTAATTTGCTTTATATGTATTACCTCGCCATATAGTGTATACTAGTAAAAGGTATGTTTTAGAAGTtgtatatcaatttatttagaGGTATGTATTGAATTACTACTAGGTATATATCAAAGTATCTTGCAGTAtatatgtcacgccccgaacccacaGCATAACAGATGTTGTATACTTGTATGGCGGACCATACAAGCATGTAAGGCTACAAATCATATCAA from Phoenix dactylifera cultivar Barhee BC4 unplaced genomic scaffold, palm_55x_up_171113_PBpolish2nd_filt_p 000164F, whole genome shotgun sequence includes these protein-coding regions:
- the LOC113462875 gene encoding uncharacterized protein LOC113462875 isoform X1, which produces MALAIKKEDLPTRSSKLLEPITTALMELRKSIPLDKETSPPIELLEETTKFIDVERVETPKSKLKMARKHTYYGKGEGVLPMYHEEAIDFFLQENHMEHTIWEDADTLKPSCNGDAIEQLLHDGPLRSDVVNVYFRVMELWHRENTESVDNPSIFLPCEIQAAVNRHLLCIGEVTADVTKSILQSLQPSIIKWLGDIELCDLQNYRYLFIPMNMEWHWYLLVLDLKQQCFQCYNSMWSFNDANYNIKFASFLRFWLSDRVGYHIPETIIHEIRECPQQMPDTLDCGVYLLMYAEELTRGTSRPLLEQFKDPSLYRSWVAGNILLNDHCSTNDSFWNWYEKICRKRD
- the LOC113462875 gene encoding uncharacterized protein LOC113462875 isoform X2; its protein translation is MARKHTYYGKGEGVLPMYHEEAIDFFLQENHMEHTIWEDADTLKPSCNGDAIEQLLHDGPLRSDVVNVYFRVMELWHRENTESVDNPSIFLPCEIQAAVNRHLLCIGEVTADVTKSILQSLQPSIIKWLGDIELCDLQNYRYLFIPMNMEWHWYLLVLDLKQQCFQCYNSMWSFNDANYNIKFASFLRFWLSDRVGYHIPETIIHEIRECPQQMPDTLDCGVYLLMYAEELTRGTSRPLLEQFKDPSLYRSWVAGNILLNDHCSTNDSFWNWYEKICRKRD
- the LOC103721550 gene encoding uncharacterized protein At5g39865-like: MGCTSSHDPCISLSPKPPLPPPLLLGRTPTLSSPIVVHHPSLHKGESTHFVSLTSTIYGSLKILDDPDPPLSASSASAAVIINAWDLMDGLDDLPSPPSSSSSSSSAAAKKPYLLPRSLTYHHHRRPTKAKNEHPAIKPLWKHLADEPKRPKVVLYSTSLRGIRRTHEDCCAVRSILRGFRVAVDERDLSMDASYRRELQALLGKGRPFSLPQVFVGGRCFGGAKEVWQLHEAGELGRLLEGVAGQDPAFVCSGCGGVRFVPCPNCSGGRKVFVEEEGRMRRCEECNENGLVRCPKCCSC